In a single window of the Serratia quinivorans genome:
- a CDS encoding Tfp pilus assembly protein FimT: protein MAAMNDKMIFNNIDGQRGMTLIELLVVITLAGLLTGWGVSHWRHYQQALRLEHTAQQLLAFLTRLQADANWRNRTALLGFKTGDPWCIGSGQSPMDCAALGDDVFSPGYRDVQLAGFTQKDMGFYGLRNNAQAGHILLSNGAGRLRLVLSAKGRLRLCSEDVSIRGITTCQP from the coding sequence ATGGCCGCCATGAACGACAAGATGATTTTCAATAATATTGATGGCCAGCGCGGGATGACGCTGATTGAGCTGCTGGTGGTGATAACCCTGGCAGGCCTGCTGACCGGCTGGGGGGTTAGCCACTGGCGTCATTATCAACAGGCCCTGCGGCTGGAACATACCGCGCAGCAACTGTTGGCATTTCTCACCCGGTTACAGGCAGACGCCAACTGGCGCAACCGCACGGCACTGCTGGGGTTTAAAACCGGCGATCCCTGGTGCATCGGCAGCGGCCAATCGCCAATGGATTGCGCAGCGCTCGGCGATGATGTGTTCAGCCCCGGCTATCGGGACGTGCAACTGGCGGGTTTTACTCAAAAGGATATGGGGTTTTATGGCCTGCGTAACAATGCACAGGCCGGGCATATCTTGCTCAGCAATGGCGCTGGCCGCCTGCGGTTGGTGCTGTCTGCCAAGGGGCGGCTACGGCTATGCAGTGAAGACGTGAGCATAAGAGGGATTACGACATGCCAGCCCTAG
- a CDS encoding Type II secretory pathway, component PulJ: protein MPALERGFTLPEVMLALTFGSLIALAAAKTYPVLRQHSVDVGRHYRLESVLRQLAFGIEKDLRRAGFCAGQCQGQPLLISRAGGEAVGSCVIVAYDISRSGRWETLGADAGYFGYRLRQGMLEGQRGVRHCHGAGWERLLDNDEVRIEAFGIKVNTGEGGKRWVTLTLSGRSKADGGIRRSLQWAVNMASLP, encoded by the coding sequence ATGCCAGCCCTAGAGCGCGGTTTTACCTTGCCGGAGGTGATGTTGGCGCTGACGTTCGGCAGCCTGATTGCGTTGGCGGCCGCTAAAACTTATCCGGTCTTGCGTCAGCACAGTGTCGATGTTGGTCGGCATTATCGGCTGGAATCGGTGCTGCGGCAGTTAGCCTTTGGCATTGAGAAGGATCTGCGCCGCGCCGGCTTCTGTGCCGGCCAGTGCCAGGGGCAACCGCTGTTGATTAGCCGGGCGGGCGGAGAGGCCGTGGGCAGTTGCGTGATAGTCGCCTATGACATCAGCCGCAGTGGGCGCTGGGAAACTCTTGGCGCCGACGCCGGATACTTCGGTTACCGCTTACGGCAAGGCATGCTGGAGGGGCAACGTGGGGTGAGACACTGCCATGGCGCTGGCTGGGAGCGTCTGCTGGATAACGACGAAGTGCGCATTGAAGCCTTCGGCATCAAGGTGAATACGGGCGAAGGCGGTAAACGTTGGGTAACGCTGACCTTGAGTGGCCGTTCAAAAGCGGATGGCGGCATACGGCGCAGTCTGCAGTGGGCGGTTAATATGGCCTCGCTGCCATGA
- a CDS encoding Protein of uncharacterised function (DUF2509): MNAAGQRGGSTLAAVMMLLVMGLMLLNAQHRQLDSALLLAADEKQYLQAYNQAASALSWGVAQSWPRGRLAANGWWCQQTDQLRACAKLSSQAGIVLVRGDAQVSRGEPLRLYQRTRPDGSGGDIGLRAETGGWLDFCPEKKQADCAE; the protein is encoded by the coding sequence ATGAACGCTGCCGGGCAGCGGGGAGGCAGCACTCTGGCGGCGGTGATGATGCTGTTGGTGATGGGGCTGATGCTGTTGAATGCCCAGCATCGCCAACTCGACAGTGCTTTGCTGCTGGCTGCCGACGAGAAGCAATATTTACAGGCTTACAATCAGGCCGCTTCGGCGCTCAGTTGGGGTGTTGCGCAGTCCTGGCCACGCGGCAGGCTCGCCGCCAACGGCTGGTGGTGCCAGCAAACCGACCAACTGCGGGCCTGTGCAAAACTGTCCTCTCAGGCAGGTATTGTGCTGGTACGTGGTGATGCGCAGGTGAGCCGTGGGGAACCGCTGCGGTTATATCAACGAACCAGGCCTGATGGCTCAGGGGGCGACATCGGGCTAAGAGCGGAAACCGGCGGCTGGCTGGATTTTTGCCCCGAGAAAAAGCAGGCTGACTGTGCGGAGTAG
- a CDS encoding Tfp pilus assembly protein PilV, producing the protein MRSSQRGFSLPEVLIAALLFAVSLLGLLQYHQVLLQSFQRQWQYRQAWSLAHQQLEVFAATGRVDVGLPLPTSGWQRQTGLSTPQAACQRLTVRIQTPQRQWAELSRWYCIRQ; encoded by the coding sequence GTGCGGAGTAGCCAGCGGGGCTTCAGCCTGCCGGAGGTGCTGATTGCCGCATTGCTGTTCGCGGTGTCACTGCTGGGATTGTTACAGTATCATCAGGTGCTGTTGCAGTCGTTCCAGCGCCAATGGCAGTATCGACAGGCCTGGTCGTTGGCGCATCAGCAATTGGAAGTTTTCGCCGCTACCGGGCGCGTGGACGTCGGGCTACCGCTACCGACATCCGGATGGCAGCGTCAGACCGGGTTAAGCACCCCGCAAGCCGCCTGCCAGCGGCTGACGGTAAGAATACAAACGCCCCAACGGCAGTGGGCGGAACTCAGTCGTTGGTACTGCATACGTCAGTGA
- the recC_1 gene encoding Exodeoxyribonuclease V gamma chain — MFRVYHSNQLDLLKTLTSALIAREPLADPFQQEVVLVQSPGMAQWLQMQLAEQFGIAANIAFPLPASFIWEMFTRVLPEVEEEKESAFNKDAMTWKLMWLLPDLLTQPEFAPLQHYLTDDGDKRKIHQLAGRVADLFDQYLVYRPQWLESWQKGERIDGLAEAQQWQAPLWARLVEYTQELGQPEWHRANLYRRFISALDKAETSPAGLPPRVFICGISALPPVYLEALQALGKHIDIHLMFTNPCRYYWGDIQSQSFLAKLQSRKRQHYRDKTEYSLFRDPDNASALFNDAGEQDLPNPLLASWGKLGRDHHFLLSQIESSEEVFAFVDIPADNLLHGIQHDMLELKNSAVIGTTRKRWRVATPNVDWIRPIGLSACTPAIARSVR; from the coding sequence ATGTTTAGGGTTTATCATTCCAATCAGTTGGATTTGCTGAAAACGTTAACCAGCGCGTTGATAGCCAGAGAGCCATTGGCCGATCCTTTTCAACAGGAAGTGGTGCTGGTGCAGAGCCCCGGTATGGCGCAGTGGCTGCAGATGCAACTGGCTGAACAGTTTGGCATTGCCGCCAACATCGCTTTCCCGCTGCCAGCTTCTTTTATCTGGGAGATGTTCACCCGGGTGTTGCCTGAGGTCGAGGAAGAAAAAGAGAGCGCCTTCAACAAAGACGCCATGACCTGGAAGCTGATGTGGCTGCTGCCCGATCTGCTCACCCAGCCTGAATTTGCCCCGCTGCAGCATTACCTCACCGACGACGGCGACAAGCGGAAGATTCACCAGCTTGCCGGCCGGGTAGCCGACCTGTTTGACCAATATCTGGTGTATCGCCCGCAATGGCTGGAAAGCTGGCAGAAAGGCGAACGCATTGACGGACTGGCGGAAGCACAGCAGTGGCAGGCACCACTGTGGGCGCGACTGGTCGAATACACCCAGGAACTGGGGCAGCCGGAATGGCATCGTGCCAACCTGTATCGCCGTTTTATCAGCGCGTTAGATAAAGCTGAAACCTCACCTGCGGGGTTGCCGCCTCGGGTATTTATCTGCGGCATCTCGGCCTTGCCGCCGGTCTATCTGGAAGCGCTGCAGGCGCTGGGCAAGCATATCGATATTCATCTGATGTTCACCAATCCCTGCCGCTACTATTGGGGGGACATTCAGAGCCAGTCCTTCCTGGCGAAATTACAGAGCCGCAAAAGACAGCATTATCGCGATAAAACGGAATATTCGTTATTCAGGGATCCAGATAACGCCTCTGCATTGTTTAATGACGCCGGCGAGCAAGACCTGCCGAACCCGCTGTTGGCCTCATGGGGCAAGTTGGGGCGCGACCACCACTTTTTACTTTCGCAGATCGAGTCCTCAGAAGAGGTTTTTGCCTTTGTGGATATCCCTGCGGACAATCTGTTGCATGGCATTCAGCACGATATGTTGGAGCTGAAGAACAGTGCGGTGATCGGCACTACCCGGAAACGCTGGAGAGTAGCGACACCAAACGTCGACTGGATCCGGCCGATAGGTCTATCAGCCTGCACGCCTGCCATAGCCCGCAGCGTGAGGTAG
- the recC_2 gene encoding Exodeoxyribonuclease V gamma chain: MLHDQLLSMLADDPELTPRDIIVMVADIDSYTPYIQAVFGNASPERYLPFAISDRKASQAHPALQAFISLLDLPQSRFTSEQVLALLEVPALAARFSIREEGLRLLRHWVGESGVRWGLDDDNVRELDLPATGQHTWQFGITRMLLGYAMDSNAGDWQGVLPYDESSGLVAELAGQLAELLAALSRWRQRLGQARSLPEWQPLCRQLLETFFEQDGETEVVLALIEREWNRLFEFGLAARYPDEVPLSILRDELAARLDQERISQRFLAGQINFCTLMPMRSIPFKVVCLLGMNDGVYPRTLPPLGFDLMAQQVKRGDRSRRDDDRYLFLEAILSAQQRLYISFIGRSIQDNSERYPSVLVTELLEYLEQSYCLPGDEHLDADGSARRVGKHLLNWHSRMPFAAENFLPDTEAQSYAAEWLPAADRRGAAHPPFNQPLLPDEKTQVSLDDLLRFYRHPIRAFFQLRLGVSFILEETELPDEEPFTLDNLSRYQFNSQLLNTLIDGEDASRLFQRVRAAGGLPFGPFGEIYWQKQQEEMSELAEQVRAERSEGHSLELDIDIAGVRISGWLHQVQGDGLLRWRPSTLSAVDGILLWLEHLVYCCVGGSGESRIYGRKGAVWRFAALSAQEAHEQLAELVAGYQRGLCQPLLLLNKSGWAWLSQCYQPQTQQIDWDEEVQIKARGKLLQTWQGDQRIPGEGEDPYVQRVFRQLDNIYLAQILDETERYLLPVARHNLG; encoded by the coding sequence GTGCTGCATGACCAACTGTTGAGCATGCTGGCGGACGATCCCGAGCTGACGCCGCGTGACATCATCGTGATGGTGGCGGATATCGACAGTTACACCCCTTATATTCAGGCGGTATTCGGTAACGCCTCTCCCGAACGCTATCTGCCGTTTGCCATTTCTGACCGAAAAGCCAGCCAGGCGCACCCGGCGCTACAGGCGTTTATCTCGCTGTTGGATCTGCCGCAGAGCCGCTTTACCTCAGAACAGGTACTGGCTTTGCTGGAAGTTCCGGCACTGGCGGCACGTTTCTCCATTCGGGAGGAAGGATTGCGCCTGTTGCGCCATTGGGTTGGTGAGTCTGGCGTGCGCTGGGGGCTGGATGACGACAACGTGCGTGAATTGGATCTGCCCGCTACCGGCCAGCATACCTGGCAATTTGGCATTACACGCATGCTGCTGGGTTACGCGATGGACAGCAATGCCGGTGATTGGCAGGGCGTTTTGCCTTATGACGAGTCGAGCGGGCTGGTGGCAGAACTGGCCGGGCAACTGGCGGAACTGCTGGCAGCGCTGAGTCGTTGGCGGCAACGTCTGGGGCAGGCGCGCTCTTTGCCAGAGTGGCAGCCACTGTGTCGTCAACTGCTTGAGACCTTTTTTGAGCAGGACGGCGAAACGGAAGTGGTGTTGGCACTGATAGAGCGGGAGTGGAACAGGCTGTTCGAGTTCGGGCTGGCGGCGCGCTATCCCGATGAGGTGCCGCTGTCTATCCTGCGGGACGAGTTGGCAGCACGCCTCGATCAGGAACGCATCAGCCAGCGTTTCCTGGCCGGGCAAATCAACTTCTGTACGCTGATGCCCATGCGTTCTATCCCATTCAAAGTGGTTTGCCTGCTGGGTATGAACGACGGGGTTTATCCGCGCACTCTGCCGCCGTTAGGCTTTGATCTGATGGCGCAACAGGTGAAACGCGGTGACCGCAGCCGCCGTGATGATGACCGTTACCTGTTCCTGGAAGCGATTTTGTCGGCTCAGCAACGGCTGTACATCAGCTTTATTGGCCGCTCCATTCAGGATAACAGCGAGCGTTATCCCTCGGTGTTGGTGACTGAACTGCTGGAGTATCTGGAGCAAAGTTATTGTCTGCCGGGCGATGAACATCTGGACGCCGATGGCAGCGCACGGCGTGTGGGTAAACACTTGCTTAACTGGCATTCACGCATGCCGTTTGCCGCCGAGAACTTCCTGCCCGATACCGAAGCGCAGAGCTATGCGGCAGAATGGCTGCCTGCCGCCGATCGGCGCGGTGCGGCACATCCGCCGTTTAATCAGCCCTTGCTGCCGGATGAGAAAACTCAGGTCTCGCTGGACGATTTATTACGCTTCTACCGCCACCCGATCCGCGCCTTCTTCCAACTGCGGCTGGGGGTCAGTTTCATCCTGGAAGAAACCGAACTGCCGGATGAAGAACCCTTCACCCTGGATAACCTCAGCCGCTATCAGTTCAACAGCCAACTGCTGAACACCCTGATTGACGGCGAGGATGCCAGCCGCCTGTTTCAGCGGGTGCGTGCCGCCGGTGGGTTGCCTTTTGGCCCCTTCGGCGAAATTTACTGGCAAAAACAACAAGAAGAGATGAGCGAACTGGCCGAACAGGTACGCGCCGAAAGAAGTGAAGGGCACAGCCTGGAACTGGATATCGACATTGCCGGTGTGCGCATCAGCGGCTGGTTACATCAGGTACAAGGCGATGGGCTGCTGCGCTGGCGGCCATCAACCCTATCGGCAGTCGATGGCATATTGCTGTGGCTGGAGCATCTGGTGTATTGCTGCGTCGGGGGGAGCGGCGAAAGTCGCATTTACGGGCGCAAAGGGGCTGTCTGGCGCTTTGCTGCATTAAGCGCGCAAGAGGCCCACGAACAATTGGCCGAACTGGTGGCGGGTTATCAGCGCGGCCTGTGTCAGCCGTTGCTGCTGCTGAACAAAAGCGGCTGGGCGTGGCTGAGCCAGTGCTATCAGCCACAAACGCAGCAGATTGACTGGGATGAAGAGGTGCAAATCAAGGCCCGGGGCAAGCTGCTGCAAACCTGGCAGGGCGACCAGCGTATTCCGGGCGAAGGTGAAGACCCTTATGTGCAGCGGGTCTTCCGCCAGTTGGACAATATTTATTTAGCGCAAATTCTGGACGAAACAGAACGTTATCTGTTGCCGGTGGCACGGCATAACCTTGGGTAA
- the ptrA gene encoding Protease 3 precursor: protein MRRQLARITGLVLVVMFWTPLSWAAQGWQPLAEKINKSDHDPRQYQAIKLTNGMTVLLVSDAQAPKSLAALALPVGSLEDPNSQLGLAHYLEHMVLMGSKRYPQPENLSEFLKKHGGSHNASTASYRTAFYLEVENDALAPAVDRMADAIAEPLLDPGNADRERNAVNAELTMARSRDGMRMAQVGAETLNPAHPSARFSGGNLDTLKDKPGSKLHDELTAFYQRYYSANLMMGVLYSNQPLPELAELAAKTFGKVPNRDASVPPITVPAVTPEQQGIIIHYVPAQPRKQLKVEFRIDNNSAEFRSKTDTYISYLIGNRSQNTLSDWLQKQGLADAINAGADPMVDRNGGVFSISVSLTDKGLAKRDEVVAAIFNYLKMLRSEGIKQSYFDEISHVLNLDFRYPSITRDMDYIEWLVDTMLRVPVEHTLDAPYLADRYDAKAIAERLDAMTPQNARIWFVSPNEPHNKMAYFVNAPYQVDKITPQRFEQWQQLGKGISLSLPTLNPYIPDDFSLTKPSHEFKKPEVVVDQPGLRVLYMPSRYFADEPKADVTVAFRNAKTMDSARNQVLFSLTDYLAGISLDQLSYQASVGGLSFSTSPNNGLEFNANGFTQRLPQLLTSLIEGYSSFTPTEDQLAQAKSWYLEQLDSAEKGKAFELAIQPVQMVSRVPYSERSERREVLKTLTLKDVLAYRDSLLAEATPELLVVGNMSKQQVDTLASTLKHRLGCTGVAWWHGEDVEVTKSQLANLQRAGSSTDSALAAVYVPTGYDEVTGMAYSSLLGQIIQPWFYSQLRTQEQLGYAVFAFPMSVGRQWGIGFLLQSNSKQPAYLYQRYQDFYPKTEKRLREMKEADFEQYKQAMINELKQRPQTLSEEAGRFSNDFDRGNFAFDTRHKLIEQIKQLTPTKLADYFHQAVIKPQGLAVLSQVSGSGQEKADYAVQPNWVTYPNASALQKTLPRKVATP from the coding sequence ATGCGCAGACAGTTGGCCCGCATCACCGGGTTGGTATTAGTGGTTATGTTTTGGACGCCGTTGAGCTGGGCCGCACAGGGATGGCAACCGCTGGCGGAGAAGATCAATAAAAGCGATCACGATCCGCGCCAGTATCAGGCGATCAAACTGACGAACGGCATGACCGTGCTGTTGGTTTCCGATGCTCAGGCACCGAAATCACTGGCGGCGCTGGCACTGCCGGTAGGCTCGCTGGAAGATCCGAACAGTCAGCTGGGGTTAGCGCACTACCTGGAGCACATGGTGCTGATGGGTTCCAAGCGCTATCCGCAACCCGAAAACCTGTCGGAGTTCCTGAAGAAGCACGGTGGCAGCCATAACGCCAGCACCGCGTCTTACCGCACCGCGTTCTATCTGGAAGTGGAAAACGACGCGCTGGCCCCGGCGGTAGACCGCATGGCGGACGCCATCGCCGAGCCACTGCTGGATCCGGGCAATGCCGATCGTGAACGTAATGCGGTCAACGCCGAACTGACGATGGCACGCTCACGCGACGGTATGCGCATGGCGCAGGTTGGGGCAGAAACGCTGAACCCGGCTCACCCGAGCGCGCGTTTCTCTGGCGGTAACCTCGATACCTTAAAGGACAAGCCGGGCAGCAAGCTGCACGATGAGCTGACGGCATTCTACCAACGTTATTATTCTGCCAATCTGATGATGGGGGTGCTGTACAGCAACCAGCCATTGCCGGAACTGGCTGAACTGGCGGCCAAAACCTTTGGCAAGGTCCCTAACCGAGACGCCAGCGTACCGCCGATCACAGTCCCGGCGGTCACCCCTGAACAGCAGGGCATCATTATTCATTATGTACCGGCCCAGCCGCGTAAACAGTTGAAAGTAGAATTCCGCATCGACAACAACAGTGCCGAGTTCCGCAGCAAGACCGATACCTACATCAGTTACCTGATTGGCAACCGCAGCCAAAATACCCTGTCTGACTGGCTGCAAAAGCAGGGGTTGGCGGATGCCATCAATGCCGGGGCCGATCCTATGGTAGATCGTAACGGCGGCGTATTCTCGATCAGCGTCTCGCTGACCGATAAAGGCCTGGCCAAGCGCGACGAAGTGGTGGCGGCCATCTTCAACTACCTGAAAATGTTGCGTAGCGAAGGCATCAAGCAAAGCTATTTTGATGAGATTTCCCACGTACTGAATCTGGATTTCCGCTATCCGTCGATCACCCGTGATATGGACTACATCGAATGGCTGGTGGATACCATGCTGCGCGTGCCGGTCGAGCATACGCTGGATGCGCCTTATCTGGCCGACCGCTATGACGCCAAAGCGATTGCCGAGCGTCTGGACGCCATGACGCCGCAAAATGCGCGTATCTGGTTCGTCAGCCCAAATGAGCCGCATAACAAGATGGCCTACTTCGTCAATGCGCCGTATCAGGTCGATAAAATCACTCCGCAGCGCTTTGAGCAGTGGCAGCAACTGGGGAAAGGCATCAGCCTGTCGTTACCCACGCTGAATCCGTATATTCCTGATGATTTCAGCCTGACCAAACCTTCGCACGAGTTTAAAAAACCGGAGGTGGTGGTCGACCAACCGGGCCTGCGCGTGTTGTATATGCCGAGCCGTTACTTTGCCGACGAGCCGAAGGCTGACGTCACAGTAGCGTTCCGCAATGCAAAAACCATGGATTCTGCACGTAACCAGGTGTTGTTCTCTTTGACTGACTATCTGGCCGGGATTTCACTGGATCAACTGAGCTATCAGGCTTCGGTTGGCGGGCTGAGTTTCTCAACCTCGCCGAACAACGGTCTGGAGTTCAACGCCAACGGCTTTACCCAGCGTCTGCCGCAATTGCTGACCTCGCTGATCGAAGGCTACTCAAGCTTTACGCCGACGGAAGATCAACTTGCGCAGGCCAAATCCTGGTATCTGGAACAGCTGGATTCTGCCGAGAAAGGCAAAGCCTTTGAACTGGCTATCCAGCCGGTGCAGATGGTTTCCCGCGTGCCTTACTCAGAACGTAGTGAGCGCCGTGAGGTGCTGAAAACCCTGACGCTGAAAGATGTGCTGGCCTACCGTGACAGCCTGCTGGCTGAGGCGACGCCGGAGTTGTTGGTGGTGGGCAATATGAGCAAGCAGCAGGTGGATACCCTGGCCTCCACGCTGAAACACCGTCTGGGTTGTACCGGTGTTGCATGGTGGCATGGCGAAGACGTTGAAGTGACTAAAAGCCAGTTGGCCAATCTGCAGCGGGCAGGCAGCAGCACCGACTCGGCGCTGGCGGCAGTGTATGTGCCGACCGGCTACGACGAAGTGACCGGCATGGCTTACAGCTCGCTGCTTGGCCAAATTATCCAGCCATGGTTCTACAGCCAACTGCGTACTCAGGAACAGCTGGGCTACGCGGTGTTTGCTTTCCCGATGTCCGTCGGCCGTCAGTGGGGTATTGGTTTCCTGCTGCAAAGTAACAGCAAGCAACCGGCGTACCTGTATCAGCGCTATCAGGATTTCTACCCGAAAACCGAGAAACGCCTGCGAGAGATGAAAGAAGCAGACTTCGAGCAGTATAAGCAGGCGATGATCAACGAATTGAAGCAGCGTCCACAAACCCTGAGCGAAGAAGCCGGCCGTTTCTCCAATGACTTCGACCGTGGCAACTTCGCATTTGATACCCGTCATAAACTGATTGAGCAAATCAAGCAGTTGACGCCGACCAAACTGGCGGATTATTTCCACCAGGCGGTGATTAAGCCGCAGGGGCTGGCGGTGCTGTCGCAGGTGAGTGGTAGTGGGCAAGAGAAGGCGGATTATGCGGTGCAGCCGAACTGGGTGACTTATCCAAACGCCTCTGCGCTGCAGAAAACTCTGCCGCGTAAGGTGGCGACACCATGA